A window of Methanoregula sp. genomic DNA:
ATGAGCGGGGTTACCCGGCGGCAACGAACCCGAAGCTGCACGCGAACCTGGTGCAGCGCCTCGTTGACAAGATCGAGAACGCCCGTGACGATATGGCGGACTACGATATCATCAACCCTGACGCCCGCCGGGTCTTCATCGCCTACGGCGGACCGGTGCGGACCGTCCAGCAGGTGATGCATGACCTCAAGGACAAGGACATCGGGTTCTTAAGGATCCGCACGGTCTGGCCATTCCCGGAGAAGGCCCTTGCGGAGTTCAAGAACGCAAAGGCGTTTTTTATCCCGGAGATGAACCTCGGCCAGATGGCTCGCGAGATCGAGCGGCACGTGAAGGTGCCGGTCGTCAGCATCCCCAAGATCGGCGGCGAACTGCATACTCCCGCAGAACTCATTGCAGTCCTGGAGGCGCACCCATGAGCTACGAGGACTGGTACCGGCAGGACCGGCTCCCGCATATCTTCTGTGCCGGCTGCGGCAATGGTACGATCATCAACTGCACGCTCGCAGCGATCGAGCAGATGGACTGGAAGAAGGAAGAGACCGTCTTTGTTTCCGGCATCGGTTGCTCCTCGCGGGCCCCCGGTTACATCCTCACCGACTCGCTCCACACCACCCATGGGCGGGCGATCGCCTTTGCCACCGGTGTCAAGATGGCAAACCCGGACCTGCACGTGGTCGTCTTTACCGGCGATGGCGACATGGCTGCCATAGGCGGCAACCACTTCATCCATGCCTGCCGGCGCAACATCGACCTCACGGTCATCTGCATGAACAACCAGATCTACGGTATGACCGGCGGGCAGGGCAGCCCGACCACGCCCAAAGGCTGCCTCTCGTCCACAACCCCCTACGGGTGTGCCGAGACCCCGTTCGATCTCTGCGAACTCGCAACGGCTGCGGGAGCCAACTATGTCTCCCGCTGGACC
This region includes:
- a CDS encoding thiamine pyrophosphate-dependent enzyme, which produces MSYEDWYRQDRLPHIFCAGCGNGTIINCTLAAIEQMDWKKEETVFVSGIGCSSRAPGYILTDSLHTTHGRAIAFATGVKMANPDLHVVVFTGDGDMAAIGGNHFIHACRRNIDLTVICMNNQIYGMTGGQGSPTTPKGCLSSTTPYGCAETPFDLCELATAAGANYVSRWTSYHVKELEKAVKAGLETPGFSFIEALVQCPTAFGRRNKFRQVADHVEYLRSHSLLKAKRDRMLENHEHIPEDMYIVGEITRRKRPAMGVKP